The genomic segment GACGGCAGCCTGGACAGGCGGCGGGACAGTTCGCCAGCTTCGGCTCGATCCGGAGCGCGGCGTCGCCTCGGGCGTCGAGGAGGTCGACTATGTCATCCTCGATACGATCAATCCATCCGACCTCGCGTACACATTCGGCAGCGGCACGGCCGGCTGGACCTCGGACGATTCGCTGTCCGCTACGGGCGGCGCGCTGACCGTGACGAACACGACGGCGGACACGAAAATCTTTTCTCCCAACAATCTAAACGTTAACGCCAGCCTGCTGAAATACGTCAAAATTACGCTAAAAAACAACACCTACTGCAATGTGGGGCAGCTCTATTGGACCACGACGGACGATCCCGATTTTGACGAGCGCAAGTCGCAAACCTTCATTATCAATGAGATGGACGGCGGCTATACGACGTACACGATCGGGCTGAATCAAAATCAATACTGGCGGGGCACGATCAAGCAGCTCCGGATCGATCCGTCGAGTCTGCAACCGAGCGGCAGCTCCCAGATTACGCGAATCGCCGTGGTTGCCGACGGGGATACGTCCGCGCAGAACGGCCAGGTTCGGGAAGGCTTTTTGGACTATACGGTGGAAGACACGGCCGGCGGAACGATCGATCAGACCGGGGGACCCGTGCAGGGGAAATACCAGAAGGACACGGTATGGAATCCCGTGACGCTAGATAAGGGCTTCACCCGTTATAACGGGGAGCTGACGCCCTTTAAGATTGACGATGTGTCCGATTCGGCAAAAAGCTCAGTGTCGCGAAGCATCGCCCCGCAAAAGAGCGGCTTGCTGGAATGGGACTTCCTGTTCGCAATGGACAACCCGTCCGCCAATGGCACCGAATGGCGCCTGATGGACGGCAATACGCGAATCATCGGATTCGTGATGGAAAACAACGGCTACTTCAGCAGCTATCCCGCCAACACGCTCGCCCAGATTACGCCTTATCAATGGTATATGGCGAAGGTCGTCGCGAATCTGGATAACCATACCTACAATGTGTGGCTCAACGGCCAGCAGGTCGGGACGAATCTGTCGTTCGAAAATGTACCCTCACGCAGCATCGACAGTGTCTACACGGGCACCTCGGTGAGCGGAAAGGTGAAGCTGTACGGTAAAAACCGGATTTATAAAATCGGTTATCTATATAACGATTTCTTCGGCGACCGGCCGAATACGGGGCCGACGGGACTAACGACCGGCGTCGGCGGGGGCACCGCGCTCGTACAACTGGTCAACGCGTCCCGGAACGGACTCGTGCTGACGGATAATTCGGCCTCGAACAATGTCACGGTCGGCGGCAACTTCCCGGCCGCGCATGGCGTCGTAGAATACGAGACAGATTTTATGCTGCCGACCAAGCAGGACGGCGTAAGCTTCAAGCTGAAGAGCGGTACGACGGACGCGGTGCAAATCGTGACCGGCGGCGGCAATCTCGCCTACGTCGATGCGGCAGGCGCCGCGCATACGCTGTGGGCCAATTATAAGTCCAATGTATGGTATAACCTGATCGTGCGGGTCGATTTGTTCGGCGGCAAAGCGACCTTTTATGTGAACGGGCAGGACAAGTCGGGGAGCGTCGGGCTGCGGAATGCCGTCACCACGATCGACCGCTTCGAGACGGGCACTTCGCCGCAAAATCAGGGCGTTCTGAAGCTGAGGACGGTGCGAGTGGCGCACTATTATCCGTCAACGGTTCCTTACGTGGACAAGACGGCCAGCACGACTGGCTGGACCGGGATTCAGCAGTGGAACGGGCTCGGCACGGTGCTGAACCGGATGATGATCGGCTACGGTACCTCGGACAAGACGCCATATTTGGGCTATTACGACGATATGAACAAAGAGGCGGTCGACTGGCAGGTTAAGTTTATGGCCGAGCACGGCATCGATTTTGTCGCTCCGTTTTTTTACGCGGACGCGTTCGACTTTGCGAACCCGGTATTTACGCCGCGCGGCACGAGCTTCATGGATACGCTGATCAAGCAGTCTGCCTATAAGGACAAGCTGAAGTTCGCGATGACGATGGGCGAGCTGTTGCAGGCGGGCGACAACTACGAAGCGGAGGGTGGCACGCTGACCGGCGGCGCGCAGCTTCTGACGAATCGGCAAGGGTATAAGGGCTGGGGCTTCGTCGGCTTTGCCGGCTTGAACAATGCGGCCTCGTATGCCGTGAGCGGCGGAGCGGGCGGCGCGCGGAAGCTGAACATTCGGTATGAAAACGCGCAAGCCGGCGCGCGCTCGTTAAGTTTGTACGTGAACGGAGCGAAAACGGGGCAGATAAGCTTCCCGGTTACGACCGCAGGCAGCGGGGATAAATGGGGCATGGTCACCGTCGACGTCACGCTTGCTGCGGGCGTCAATACACTCAAGCTGCAATACGATTCAGGAGACACCGGCAATGTCGCGATCGACAATCTGAATCCGGTCGATCCGATCCCGCTGCATGACGAGATCATGAACAATCTGCTGCCGTTCTGGATCGAAATGTACTTTAAGAACCCCGCCTACCTGCTGGACGACAACAAGCCGGTCATTCTGGTCTACGATTCGGGTTCCCTCATCGCCCAGCTCGGCTCCCCCGGGGCGGTCGCCGGTCTGCTGAACGAGATCAAGCAGGCCTTGACCGCCGAAGGCTTTGCCGGGGCGACGTTTATCGCAGAACAGCGGCCGAACGGCGGGGGCGACGGGCATATCGGGGACGGATCCGCGGCGGCGCTGGACGATCTGCGGGACGCCGGGTTCGACTACATTTACGCCTACTCCAATCTGTACAACAACTCGCAAATGAACAACTGGACGACCCAGGCCAAAAACGCCGGCATCGATGCAATCGCCTCGCCGGGGGTCTCCTGGGATTCCCGCTACTGGTACCCGGATTACAGCGGCGTATATGTACAGATCAATACGCCGTCGCAGTACGAGGATCATCTGAAATGGGTGCGGGATTCTTATTTTACGCAAAGTGGATTCAACAAAGGCACCGGCTCGCTGGCCCGGAAAATGACGCTGTTCGACAACTTCACGGAATTCGGAGAGGGGCACAGCATCAGTCCGAGCAGCCTGTTCGGCTTCGGGTGGCTGAACGCGATCCGCAAAACCTTTACGACGGCTTCCGAGGGCCATTCCGACGTCAGGCCGGAGGGGCCGTACAACGCATTGTACAGCACGCTCGTCAGCTATAATATGCCGACCGTAGCCAAGGGAGAGTTCGAGCTGCTCGGATCGGCCGAAAACACAAGGTACGGACCGCTGACGGACCGCTGGACGTTTAATGGCTCTGCCGGCGTGCAGCGCAACGGCAGCATCTGGAGCGCGCCGGATGCGCCGGACGGCGTTCAAGCGGCGTTCATCCAGGGGCCGGGCACGATCGCCCAGCCGGTCGTGTTCGATACGGCCGGCGTATACAAGCTGCACTTCAAGATGGCCCGCCGCACCGGGAGCACGCAGACGGTCAACGTCTACTTCGACAACACGCTGATCGGGACCTATACGCCTTCGTCGCTGGCTTACGTTGACTTTTATACCGATGCGGTCGCGGCAGCCGCGGGTACGCATACGATCCAGTTCAAGGGAATGACGAACAACGACAATACCGTGTTCATCGACAGCGTCAGCCTCGTCCAGTAAGTGCCGCGGACGGACCGACTACAGCAAAGAGAGCAGCCTTCGGGCTGCTTTTTTCTTTGGCAGCGAGGCAAAAGCACTTTTGACCTATGAACAATACAGCACAGTCACAACCAAAAATAGGAAGCAGGCGGCAGAATCATTTACAAAATTGATTGTTCCAAACGCCACAAAATTCCTGGCAGAACTTAAAAAGGTTCAGGTCAACAATAAAGAAATAAGTGCTTATCATAAGTCCTACATAAAGGCTTCTTCCTTGCAGTTGGAAGGGTATACCCTTATCAGCCAAGCCATTTCTAAAAGCAAAATAGATAATGCAACATACAAGAAAGGCAAACAGAAAGTAGAGGAGTCTACAGCACTTATTCAACAATTTTGGATTGGATTTAATTCATATGATGACTATTTGCATGGAAGTAACTAAACCACATTTAGACTTATCGGTTGCAGAGAAACTCAAGGATACCTAGGGTCAAATAATACTCGCCATTTAAGTCGCATTGGATGCGACTTTTTTATTTATATGACGCCGTTTCTTTTCGTTGTTTACGTGTCAAGTAGAAGCTAATAAGTAGATTTTCTTGTCGTTGTACTTTTTGAGGGCGGGAAGGCACAAAAATGGGCTTGCTAAAACTAATGCAGTTAGTTATATTAAAACTAATAACATTAGTTTACCAAAGCGGAGGTTCAAAACATCCGAATAACGACGCGTACGAACGTGCACCAACTATCCTTTATGCCGCGGTTTTTCCCGGTTAATGCATACTTCGTGGAGGAGCGGGACGGCCTGACGTTGATCGACGCGGCGCTGCCTTACAGCGCCAAAGGCATTATCGACGCCGCGGCCCGCATCGGCAAGCCGATCCGCCGCATCCTGCTGACGCATGCGCACGGCGACCATATCGGCGCGCTCGATCGGCTGAAGTCGGCGCTGCCCGATGCCGAGGTGCTGATCTCCGCGCGGGATGCCAGACTGCTCGCCGGAGACAAGACGCTGGATCCGAGCGAGATCCAATCTCCCATCCGGGGCGGCGTGCCGAAGCCGGGGGCCATTCTTACCCGGCCCGACACGCTCCTCGCCGACGGCGACCGCGTAGGCTCGCTGCTCGCGGTAGCGACGCCCGGCCACACGCCCGGCTCGATGTCTTTTCTGGATACGCGCACGGGCACTTTGATCGCGGGAGACGCCTTCCAGGAGCGCGGCGGTATGGCCGTGTCCGGGAAGATGCAGCCGCTGTTCCCGTTTCCGGCGATGGCGACCTGGAGTCCTGCCGAAGCGCTCCGTTCGGCCAAGCGGCTCGTCGGACTGAAGCCGACGCTGCTCGGGGTCGGACACGGCCGGATAGTCACGGATCCGCTCGAGGCGATGACCGCTGCGGTGCACGCCGCGGAGCGTAGCCTTGGAGCGCAAGGAACAGGAGGGGCCAGCCATGTCACCGCGAATCGGTCTTGACCGGGCGACGCTGCTGCAGGCTGCCACGGAGATGGCCGACGAGTACGGCCTGGAGTCCGTGACGCTGTCGTCCCTCGCGCAGAAGCTAAAAATCCGCTCGCCTTC from the Cohnella hashimotonis genome contains:
- a CDS encoding carbohydrate-binding protein, with translation MIEKKTRRGLIVLIAALLALAGAPAGYAQQSNVNASASKYGSNKNEAIVYDFYNSTAPTSYYYDPNDRYQGWNGWTQLTPSLDNHALKLAISGANPQFYSEDQLQLNASIYKYIRIRMMNPNPTESASISWTTTADTTWNAAKSKAFTIRGNDVSYYEYVIDLSQTASWSGTIKQLMIKPEIGVSSGNVYIDYIKLDTENLNPGVLTYNFDYDMNGWGVTGGYGGATVSATRGIMTIANTNTAPYVYSPDWLLFDPTAVKYIRIKMKNRSAATSGKMYWNTVADPSFNEAKSASFTINPNDSEFTEYVVDLSQTAAWTGGGTVRQLRLDPERGVASGVEEVDYVILDTINPSDLAYTFGSGTAGWTSDDSLSATGGALTVTNTTADTKIFSPNNLNVNASLLKYVKITLKNNTYCNVGQLYWTTTDDPDFDERKSQTFIINEMDGGYTTYTIGLNQNQYWRGTIKQLRIDPSSLQPSGSSQITRIAVVADGDTSAQNGQVREGFLDYTVEDTAGGTIDQTGGPVQGKYQKDTVWNPVTLDKGFTRYNGELTPFKIDDVSDSAKSSVSRSIAPQKSGLLEWDFLFAMDNPSANGTEWRLMDGNTRIIGFVMENNGYFSSYPANTLAQITPYQWYMAKVVANLDNHTYNVWLNGQQVGTNLSFENVPSRSIDSVYTGTSVSGKVKLYGKNRIYKIGYLYNDFFGDRPNTGPTGLTTGVGGGTALVQLVNASRNGLVLTDNSASNNVTVGGNFPAAHGVVEYETDFMLPTKQDGVSFKLKSGTTDAVQIVTGGGNLAYVDAAGAAHTLWANYKSNVWYNLIVRVDLFGGKATFYVNGQDKSGSVGLRNAVTTIDRFETGTSPQNQGVLKLRTVRVAHYYPSTVPYVDKTASTTGWTGIQQWNGLGTVLNRMMIGYGTSDKTPYLGYYDDMNKEAVDWQVKFMAEHGIDFVAPFFYADAFDFANPVFTPRGTSFMDTLIKQSAYKDKLKFAMTMGELLQAGDNYEAEGGTLTGGAQLLTNRQGYKGWGFVGFAGLNNAASYAVSGGAGGARKLNIRYENAQAGARSLSLYVNGAKTGQISFPVTTAGSGDKWGMVTVDVTLAAGVNTLKLQYDSGDTGNVAIDNLNPVDPIPLHDEIMNNLLPFWIEMYFKNPAYLLDDNKPVILVYDSGSLIAQLGSPGAVAGLLNEIKQALTAEGFAGATFIAEQRPNGGGDGHIGDGSAAALDDLRDAGFDYIYAYSNLYNNSQMNNWTTQAKNAGIDAIASPGVSWDSRYWYPDYSGVYVQINTPSQYEDHLKWVRDSYFTQSGFNKGTGSLARKMTLFDNFTEFGEGHSISPSSLFGFGWLNAIRKTFTTASEGHSDVRPEGPYNALYSTLVSYNMPTVAKGEFELLGSAENTRYGPLTDRWTFNGSAGVQRNGSIWSAPDAPDGVQAAFIQGPGTIAQPVVFDTAGVYKLHFKMARRTGSTQTVNVYFDNTLIGTYTPSSLAYVDFYTDAVAAAAGTHTIQFKGMTNNDNTVFIDSVSLVQ
- a CDS encoding MBL fold metallo-hydrolase codes for the protein MRITTRTNVHQLSFMPRFFPVNAYFVEERDGLTLIDAALPYSAKGIIDAAARIGKPIRRILLTHAHGDHIGALDRLKSALPDAEVLISARDARLLAGDKTLDPSEIQSPIRGGVPKPGAILTRPDTLLADGDRVGSLLAVATPGHTPGSMSFLDTRTGTLIAGDAFQERGGMAVSGKMQPLFPFPAMATWSPAEALRSAKRLVGLKPTLLGVGHGRIVTDPLEAMTAAVHAAERSLGAQGTGGASHVTANRS